The Ignavibacteria bacterium genomic interval ATTATTGATTATTCATTGCATAATACATTTGACCGAGCGAAATTCCTCCGTCGTTTGTCGGAATTTTTTGATGCCAATATGGTTCGAAATGTTCTTCTTGCAAACGATGGATTGCTCGTTCCAATAAAATTGTATTTTGAAAACATCCGCCGCTTAAAACGATTCTCTGTTCGTCGAATCGTTTTGCAAGTTCAACAATTATCTCTACGAGTGTGTTATGAAATTTTGAAGCAATCATTCCAACGGGAATATTCCTATTCACATCGTCAAGAACAGAAAGAATGATTTGCGACCAATCAATAATGATGTGTGATTTGGTATTTGCTGTGAGCGTTTCAACGTTATAGTATTCAACGCAATGCAATGCACAATCAGCAAGACATTCTAATTCCATTGCGGCTTGTCCTTCAAAATTTGCGCGTTGTCGAATTCCAAGTATTGATGCAACCGCATCGAATAATCTCCCAACGCTTGTTGTTATCGGCGAGTGTATTTTTCGCAAAAGCATATTCTTCAAAAGTTCTTTCTCTATTTCTGTGAACGATGCGACGGAAGAAATTTCCTTCATTGAAAAAACTTTTTCACCGAACAATTCTGCCAATACTCCGATTGCTGTTCTTCGCGGTTCTTTTATCGCTTGCTCTCCTCCAGGAAGGCGAAATTGTTTGAATGTTGCAACTCGTGCAAAACTCTTTTCATTGGCGCATAAAAATTCTCCTCCCCAAATTGTTTCATCAGTTCCGAAACCAGTTCCGTCCCACGCTACGCCGAGAACATTTCCGCGCAAATGATGTTCTGCCATACACGAAAGAATATGCGCGTAATGATGCTGAATTTTTACTATGTTCGAGTTTTTTTTCACCACAAATTTCGTTGAAAAATAATCGGGATGCAAATCACAAATATACGTTGTCGGCGATGTTTCGTACAATCTTTGAAAACTTTCAATGACGTTCGCAAATGCTTTTGTTGCCTGCAACGTTTCTAAATCGCCGATGTGTTGACTGATGAAAATGTTATGCTTCTTTGAAATTGCTACGGTATTTTTCAAATGCGCACCAACAGAAAGAAAAGAATCCTCGCATTGGGTTTCGATGAATATTGGAAGCGGAGCAAATCCGCGCGAACGTCGAATGAGCATTTCTTTTCCCGCAACAACGCGCACAACGGAATCGTCAACATAGCGAATGATGGGGCGATTATGTACAAGAAAAACATCGGCAATATTGTTCAAGCGCAACAGCGCTTCATGTTCATCAATGCAAATCG includes:
- the hypF gene encoding carbamoyltransferase HypF, giving the protein MKQRIHIEINGAVQGVGFRPFVFRLANEMHIKGWVKNSSQGVLIEAEQARGTLELFLKRLVEEKPPLSIIQHISSTIVAPNNFTDFQILSSETDNEKTALMLPDIATCNDCLKEMFDETNRRFLYPFTNCTNCGPRFTIMESLPYDRSNTTMKLFTMCGECANEYHNPLDRRFHAQPNACARCGPHTEVWNENGTLVASHHDAIVQTAEEIRNGKIVALKGLGGFHLIVDARNDDAVQRLRKRKHREEKPLALMFPTLEEIKNECVVSEYEEKILTSHQSPIVLLKRVAFNKLQSTISKAVAPNNPYLGVMLPYTPLHHLLMREIEFPVVATSGNISDEPICIDEHEALLRLNNIADVFLVHNRPIIRYVDDSVVRVVAGKEMLIRRSRGFAPLPIFIETQCEDSFLSVGAHLKNTVAISKKHNIFISQHIGDLETLQATKAFANVIESFQRLYETSPTTYICDLHPDYFSTKFVVKKNSNIVKIQHHYAHILSCMAEHHLRGNVLGVAWDGTGFGTDETIWGGEFLCANEKSFARVATFKQFRLPGGEQAIKEPRRTAIGVLAELFGEKVFSMKEISSVASFTEIEKELLKNMLLRKIHSPITTSVGRLFDAVASILGIRQRANFEGQAAMELECLADCALHCVEYYNVETLTANTKSHIIIDWSQIILSVLDDVNRNIPVGMIASKFHNTLVEIIVELAKRFDEQRIVLSGGCFQNTILLERAIHRLQEEHFEPYWHQKIPTNDGGISLGQMYYAMNNQ